The following is a genomic window from Micrococcus cohnii.
TGCTCGTGCTGCTCGCCGGGTTCTGGGCCGGCACGATCAACTCGGTCATCGGCTCCGGCACGCTCGTGACGTTCCCCGTGCTGGTCGGGGTGGGGTTCCCGCCGGTGACCGCGCAGATCTCCAACGCGATGGGCTTGGTGGCCGCCGGGTTCTCCGGGGTGTTCGGCTACCGTCGCGAGCTGAGCCAGGCGCGCGCGGTCGTGCCGGCGCTGACCAGCGCCTCGCTGCTGGGCGGTCTGGCCGGGGCGGGCCTGCTGATCGTCCTGCCGCCCGAGGTGTTCGGCGTCGTCGCGCCCGTGCTGATCGTCGTCGCTCTGGCCTTCGTGGTGCTCCAGCCCCGGCTGCAGGCCTGGGTGCGCTCCCGCAGTGCCCGTGCCGACGCCGGCGAGGCAGCGGCACGAGAAACCGTCGGCGCTGACGTGCCGCGGGGGCCGGTCACGGGCACGTTGTGGGTGCTGGTGTTTCTGGCCGGCGTGTATGGCGGCTACTTCGTGGCCGCGCAGGGGGTGTTGCTGATGGGCATCCTCGGCGTGTTCCTGCTCGGCGGCACGCTCGTGCACGCCAACGCGGTGAAGACGTGGCTGTCGCTGAGCGTGAACCTCGTGGCGGCCGCCTCATATCTGCTGTTCGCCTCCGACCGGATCGACTGGACCGCGGTGGCCTTGATC
Proteins encoded in this region:
- a CDS encoding TSUP family transporter, which encodes MTELLTTDVLGLEAWQVLLVLLAGFWAGTINSVIGSGTLVTFPVLVGVGFPPVTAQISNAMGLVAAGFSGVFGYRRELSQARAVVPALTSASLLGGLAGAGLLIVLPPEVFGVVAPVLIVVALAFVVLQPRLQAWVRSRSARADAGEAAARETVGADVPRGPVTGTLWVLVFLAGVYGGYFVAAQGVLLMGILGVFLLGGTLVHANAVKTWLSLSVNLVAAASYLLFASDRIDWTAVALIAASSLVGGSVGARIGRRISPTVLRVVIVVVGLAGLVSMVLRQVNGS